A window of the Bradyrhizobium diazoefficiens genome harbors these coding sequences:
- the ahcY gene encoding adenosylhomocysteinase — protein MNAKPGFTDYIVKDISLADFGRKELSLAETEMPGLMATREEYGPKQPLKGARIAGSLHMTIQTGVLIETLAALGADIRWVSCNIYSTQDHAAAAIAAAGIPVFAVKGETLTEYWDYTAKLFDWHGGGHPNMILDDGGDATMYVHLGLRAENGDAAFLDKPGSEEEEVFFALLKKQLKEKPKGYFAEIAKSIKGVSEETTTGVHRLYDMQKAGTLLWPAINVNDSVTKSKFDNLYGCRESLVDGIRRGTDVMMSGKVAMVAGFGDVGKGSAASLRQAGCRVMVSEVDPICALQASMEGYEVTTMEDAAPRADIFVTATGNKDIITIEHMRAMKDRAIVCNIGHFDNEIQIASLRNLKWTNIKPQVDEIEFPDKHRIIMLSEGRLVNLGNAMGHPSFVMSASFTNQTLAQIELFANNKDGKYKKEVYVLPKTLDEKVARLHLAKIGVKLTELRKDQADYIGVKQEGPYKSDHYRY, from the coding sequence ATGAACGCGAAGCCCGGCTTTACCGATTACATCGTCAAGGACATCTCGCTCGCCGATTTCGGCCGCAAGGAACTCTCGCTGGCCGAGACCGAGATGCCCGGCCTGATGGCCACCCGCGAAGAATACGGCCCGAAGCAGCCGCTGAAGGGCGCGCGTATCGCCGGCTCGCTGCATATGACGATCCAGACCGGCGTGCTGATCGAGACGCTGGCAGCCCTCGGCGCCGACATTCGCTGGGTCTCCTGCAACATCTATTCGACGCAGGACCACGCTGCCGCTGCGATCGCCGCCGCCGGGATTCCCGTCTTCGCCGTCAAGGGCGAGACGCTGACCGAGTACTGGGACTACACCGCAAAACTGTTCGACTGGCACGGCGGTGGTCACCCGAACATGATCCTCGATGACGGCGGCGACGCCACCATGTATGTCCATCTCGGTCTGCGCGCCGAGAACGGCGACGCCGCGTTCCTGGACAAGCCGGGTTCGGAAGAAGAGGAAGTCTTCTTCGCGCTTCTGAAGAAGCAGCTCAAGGAAAAGCCGAAGGGCTACTTCGCCGAGATCGCCAAGAGCATCAAGGGCGTTTCCGAAGAGACCACCACGGGCGTGCATCGTCTCTATGACATGCAGAAGGCCGGCACGCTGCTGTGGCCCGCCATCAACGTCAACGACAGCGTCACCAAGTCGAAGTTCGACAACCTCTATGGTTGCCGTGAATCGCTGGTCGACGGCATCCGCCGCGGCACCGACGTGATGATGTCGGGCAAGGTCGCGATGGTCGCGGGCTTCGGCGACGTCGGCAAGGGTTCGGCGGCCTCGCTGCGCCAGGCCGGCTGCCGCGTGATGGTGTCGGAAGTCGATCCGATCTGCGCGCTGCAGGCGTCGATGGAGGGTTATGAAGTCACCACCATGGAAGACGCCGCGCCTCGCGCCGACATCTTCGTTACCGCGACCGGCAACAAGGACATCATCACCATCGAGCACATGCGCGCGATGAAGGATCGTGCCATCGTCTGCAACATCGGTCACTTCGACAACGAGATCCAGATCGCCTCCTTGCGCAATCTGAAGTGGACCAACATCAAGCCGCAGGTCGACGAGATCGAGTTCCCCGACAAGCACCGCATCATCATGCTGTCGGAAGGCCGCCTCGTGAACCTCGGCAACGCGATGGGCCATCCGTCCTTCGTGATGTCGGCGTCCTTCACCAACCAGACGCTGGCGCAGATCGAGCTGTTCGCCAACAACAAGGACGGCAAGTACAAGAAGGAAGTCTACGTGCTGCCGAAGACGCTCGACGAGAAGGTCGCGCGCCTGCATCTCGCCAAGATCGGCGTCAAGCTCACCGAGCTCCGCAAGGACCAGGCCGACTACATCGGCGTGAAGCAGGAAGGTCCGTACAAGTCGGACCACTACCGGTACTGA
- a CDS encoding flavin-containing monooxygenase, whose translation MQQEHFDVLIVGAGLSGIGAGYHLQSKCPGKSYVILEGRDCIGGTWDLFRYPGVRSDSDMFTLGYSFKPWTDPKAIADGSQILNYVRETATENGIEKHIRFRHRVKRAAWSTREARWTVEVERTAGEGATELVHFTCNFLFMCSGYYKYEAGYTPEFNGVADFAGRMVHPQKWTEDIDYAGKRVIVIGSGATAVTLVPEFAKTAAQVTMLQRSPTYVVSRPAQDPVANKLRRNLPARLAYHLIRWRNVMWGMFFFQLSRRRPDKVKNLILGGVRLALGPDYDIATHFTPRYNPWDQRLCLVPDGDLFKAIREKRAAVVTNEIDTFTHDGIRLKDGSELPADIIVTATGLVLQVVGGLEISVDGRAVDFASTLTYKGMMYADVPNMASAFGYTNASWTLKCDLTCEYVCRLINYMDRHDFRQCMPHNDDPEISAQPSLDFTSGYVQRSVAKMPKQGSKQPWRLYQNYALDIVSLRFGRINDGVMRYS comes from the coding sequence ATGCAACAAGAACATTTCGACGTGCTGATCGTCGGTGCCGGGCTATCAGGCATCGGCGCGGGCTATCATCTTCAGAGCAAGTGCCCCGGCAAGAGCTACGTCATTCTGGAGGGCCGCGACTGCATCGGCGGCACCTGGGACCTGTTTCGCTATCCCGGCGTCCGCTCCGACAGCGACATGTTCACGCTCGGCTATTCCTTCAAGCCGTGGACCGATCCGAAGGCGATTGCCGATGGGTCGCAGATCCTGAACTATGTGCGCGAGACCGCAACCGAGAACGGCATCGAGAAGCACATCCGTTTCCGTCATCGCGTCAAGCGCGCGGCGTGGTCAACGCGGGAAGCGCGCTGGACCGTCGAGGTCGAGCGCACGGCGGGCGAGGGCGCGACCGAACTCGTGCACTTCACCTGCAATTTCCTGTTCATGTGCTCGGGCTATTACAAATACGAGGCAGGCTATACGCCGGAGTTCAATGGCGTCGCGGATTTCGCCGGTCGCATGGTGCATCCGCAGAAGTGGACCGAGGATATCGACTACGCGGGCAAGCGCGTCATCGTGATCGGCTCGGGCGCGACCGCGGTGACATTGGTGCCGGAGTTCGCCAAGACCGCGGCGCAGGTCACGATGCTGCAGCGCTCGCCGACCTATGTGGTGTCGCGCCCGGCGCAGGATCCCGTCGCCAACAAATTGCGCCGCAACCTGCCGGCGCGGCTGGCCTATCACCTGATCCGCTGGCGCAATGTGATGTGGGGGATGTTCTTCTTCCAGCTCAGCCGGCGGCGGCCGGACAAGGTGAAGAACCTGATCCTTGGGGGCGTGCGTCTGGCGCTGGGGCCGGACTACGACATCGCCACGCATTTCACGCCGCGCTACAACCCCTGGGACCAGCGGCTCTGCCTCGTGCCCGACGGCGATCTTTTCAAGGCGATCCGCGAAAAGCGCGCCGCCGTGGTCACCAACGAGATCGACACCTTTACCCACGACGGCATCCGTTTGAAGGACGGCAGCGAGCTTCCCGCCGATATCATCGTGACGGCGACGGGGCTGGTGCTCCAGGTCGTCGGCGGCCTCGAGATCAGCGTCGACGGCCGCGCCGTCGATTTTGCCAGCACGCTGACCTACAAAGGCATGATGTATGCCGACGTGCCGAACATGGCCTCGGCCTTCGGCTACACCAATGCGTCGTGGACGTTGAAATGCGATCTCACCTGCGAATATGTCTGCAGGCTGATCAATTACATGGACCGGCACGATTTCCGCCAGTGCATGCCGCACAATGACGACCCGGAGATATCAGCGCAGCCGTCGCTCGATTTCACCTCAGGCTATGTGCAGCGCTCGGTCGCCAAGATGCCGAAGCAGGGCTCGAAGCAGCCGTGGCGGCTGTACCAGAACTACGCCCTCGACATCGTCTCGTTGCGCTTCGGCCGGATCAATGACGGCGTGATGCGATATTCCTGA
- a CDS encoding ParA family protein — MYVLALVTQKGGSGKSTLAAGLAVAAMKHAERVALVEADAQGTISKWKERRESRYPFVNCIADPDEIEPVLARLEADGTWLAIIDTPATNNSLSMQAIARADLCLIPARPSPADIEAAIPTLIAIRKLGRRFAFVLNQTPPRGSRLSEAAISLNSLGLLALPFIAQRNDHQDALGAGLGVSEFAPTGKAATEIAALWSWVAQHLGTEPMDHEQGAVKIAC; from the coding sequence ATGTACGTCCTCGCTCTGGTTACGCAAAAGGGCGGTAGCGGCAAGAGCACGCTGGCTGCGGGACTCGCCGTGGCCGCGATGAAGCACGCAGAGCGCGTCGCTCTCGTCGAAGCGGACGCGCAAGGAACGATCTCGAAATGGAAAGAGCGGCGAGAAAGTCGCTACCCCTTCGTCAATTGCATTGCCGATCCCGATGAGATCGAGCCGGTGCTCGCGCGCCTTGAGGCGGATGGAACCTGGCTTGCGATCATCGATACCCCCGCCACGAACAACAGCCTGTCGATGCAGGCGATCGCGAGGGCCGATCTTTGTCTGATCCCCGCGCGTCCAAGCCCGGCTGATATCGAGGCTGCCATTCCGACACTGATTGCCATTCGCAAGCTCGGCCGCCGCTTTGCCTTCGTGCTCAATCAAACGCCGCCGCGTGGCAGCCGGCTGAGCGAGGCCGCAATCTCGCTGAACTCGCTAGGCCTGCTGGCGCTTCCCTTCATCGCGCAGCGCAACGATCACCAGGATGCGCTTGGCGCAGGATTGGGCGTGAGCGAGTTCGCTCCGACGGGAAAGGCTGCGACCGAAATTGCCGCACTGTGGAGTTGGGTCGCTCAGCATCTGGGCACGGAGCCGATGGATCATGAGCAAGGCGCGGTCAAGATCGCCTGCTAA
- a CDS encoding phasin family protein, with protein sequence MSKARSRSPANDARAKRRSLVELTEAASRSAEERLLGMSTSLIASSGEDGPQVEQAAAPASINVSTVADAMETRAEAARAVPQPVEVQYSDGTIDTIDMSVEIAKDMQARVLEGLKVSMHTALDYTKNLARPQRQPGGDVNAAGIAAGEGDKLDPLGSAAECRAVLLELMKVNAGATLAYVREVGQAKTLSEFVELSSSHARKQCELVLKQTEVLKSLARNVAKSRPE encoded by the coding sequence ATGAGCAAGGCGCGGTCAAGATCGCCTGCTAACGATGCGCGCGCCAAGCGGCGTTCGCTCGTGGAGCTGACGGAGGCGGCGAGCCGGAGCGCCGAGGAACGCCTGCTGGGAATGTCCACCAGCCTCATTGCGAGCTCTGGAGAAGATGGACCGCAGGTCGAGCAAGCAGCGGCGCCGGCTTCGATCAATGTGTCGACCGTAGCTGATGCAATGGAAACGCGCGCGGAGGCTGCCAGGGCGGTGCCGCAGCCGGTGGAAGTCCAGTATTCTGACGGCACCATCGACACCATTGATATGTCGGTGGAGATTGCCAAAGACATGCAGGCCCGTGTTTTGGAAGGCTTGAAGGTCAGCATGCACACCGCATTGGATTACACGAAGAACCTTGCCCGCCCGCAGCGGCAACCCGGCGGGGATGTGAATGCGGCTGGCATAGCTGCCGGCGAAGGCGACAAGCTCGATCCGCTTGGATCTGCGGCCGAGTGCCGTGCGGTCCTGCTCGAACTGATGAAGGTCAACGCAGGCGCGACCCTTGCGTATGTGCGGGAGGTGGGCCAGGCGAAAACGCTGTCTGAATTCGTCGAACTATCGAGCTCGCATGCACGAAAGCAGTGCGAGCTGGTTCTCAAGCAAACCGAAGTGCTGAAATCGCTCGCCAGGAACGTAGCCAAGTCCCGTCCCGAATAG
- a CDS encoding aspartyl/asparaginyl beta-hydroxylase domain-containing protein, whose protein sequence is MLKQLFAPQLVILYVLAASTIYVHFRGKQRLRLARQLGDHSTYLAPYNVLMYAGSAVPNKPVIAVEQFPELKPLSENWETIRDEAVRLFDEGFIRAAAKNNDWGFYSFFKSGWKRFYLKWYDDFLPSARTLCPKTVELLNSIPSVHGAMFAMLPPGGKLGAHRDPFAGSLRYHLGLVTPNSNKCRILVDGVECVWRDGEAFMFDETFIHSAENATDVNRIILFCDVERPMKFGFMTAINRWVSHHIVKASATQNVDGESVGVLNKVFGKLYEIHLGSRKVKEWNRNVYYTLKYSLTALILGLIVLSALR, encoded by the coding sequence ATGCTGAAGCAGCTTTTTGCGCCGCAACTTGTCATTTTGTATGTGCTTGCGGCATCGACGATTTACGTTCACTTCCGCGGCAAGCAGCGACTGCGCTTGGCGCGCCAGCTCGGCGATCACTCGACCTATCTCGCCCCCTACAATGTGCTGATGTATGCGGGCTCGGCGGTGCCGAACAAGCCCGTCATCGCCGTCGAGCAGTTTCCCGAGTTGAAGCCGCTCAGCGAGAACTGGGAGACCATCCGCGATGAGGCCGTTCGCCTGTTCGACGAAGGTTTTATCCGCGCGGCCGCGAAGAATAACGACTGGGGTTTCTACTCGTTCTTCAAGAGCGGCTGGAAGCGCTTTTACCTGAAATGGTACGACGACTTCCTGCCCTCGGCGCGGACGCTGTGCCCGAAGACGGTCGAGCTGCTGAATTCGATTCCGAGCGTGCACGGCGCGATGTTCGCGATGCTGCCGCCGGGCGGCAAGCTTGGTGCGCACCGCGATCCCTTCGCCGGCTCGCTGCGCTATCACCTCGGCCTGGTGACGCCGAACTCGAACAAGTGCCGCATCCTGGTCGACGGTGTCGAATGCGTCTGGCGCGACGGCGAGGCCTTCATGTTCGACGAGACTTTCATTCACAGCGCGGAGAATGCAACCGACGTCAACCGCATCATCCTGTTCTGTGACGTCGAGCGCCCGATGAAGTTCGGCTTCATGACCGCGATCAACCGCTGGGTCAGCCATCACATCGTCAAGGCGTCAGCAACCCAGAACGTCGATGGCGAGAGCGTCGGCGTGCTCAACAAGGTGTTCGGCAAGCTCTACGAGATCCATCTGGGCAGCCGCAAGGTCAAGGAGTGGAACCGTAACGTCTACTACACGCTGAAGTACTCGCTGACGGCGTTGATCCTCGGCCTGATCGTGCTGTCGGCGCTGCGGTGA
- a CDS encoding YybH family protein, which translates to MASLPTANTELVQFFRQWLETFAGYVREVDYASARPLFHPDVLAFGTHNDVIPGLDQWVSSQWDNVWPKTTDFRFVLEQTSILASSDGTMATVIAPWTSTGYHLDGSPFPRPGRATMVFSRRADGWLCVHSHMSLNRGVPQASHANRPVKAR; encoded by the coding sequence ATAGCGTCCTTGCCGACCGCCAACACCGAGTTGGTGCAGTTCTTCCGTCAGTGGCTGGAAACCTTCGCAGGCTATGTCCGCGAGGTCGACTACGCCTCGGCGCGGCCGCTCTTTCATCCTGATGTGCTGGCCTTCGGTACGCATAACGACGTTATCCCGGGCCTCGACCAGTGGGTCTCATCCCAATGGGACAACGTCTGGCCGAAGACGACCGACTTTCGGTTCGTGCTCGAACAGACCTCGATCCTGGCATCCTCCGATGGCACGATGGCGACGGTGATCGCGCCGTGGACCAGCACGGGCTATCATCTCGATGGCAGCCCGTTTCCGCGTCCGGGCCGGGCGACGATGGTGTTTTCCAGGCGCGCCGATGGCTGGCTGTGCGTGCATTCGCACATGTCGCTCAATCGCGGCGTGCCGCAGGCCAGTCACGCCAACCGGCCGGTGAAGGCGCGGTAG
- a CDS encoding MFS transporter, with product MATLGLDAAQLSPSEHRLQLRRAVIASTVGTAIEWYDFFLYSTVTGLVFAKLFFPQSDPRVGTLEAFAIYAVGFVARPIGAAIFGHYGDRIGRKSTLIATLLLMGLATAAVAVVPTYSSIGIWGAVILTVLRFIQGVGVGGEWGGSVLMSMEWARNDRSRGLIASWPQFGVPCGLFLANLAVLAFSQMAGDRFLAWGWRIPFALSLILVGVGLYIRLGILETPVFSKLMAERRLDRTPMLTVIKQHPKEILLSAFARMAEQAPFYIFTAFVFSYGIGTLHLSRDFLLTAVLSASVLSFVTIPVCGHLSDQIGRKNMYMAGALVTGIFGFIYYAMLDTGSEVIVFLAIFLSLIPHDMMYGPQAALIAESFTGRLRYSGASLGYQFASVIAGGPAPLIAAWLFGAFHSATAIAAYIAACSVITLIATALMTDYTGKDINAVGAHGSQA from the coding sequence ATGGCAACGCTCGGCCTCGACGCCGCCCAACTGTCCCCATCCGAACATCGGCTCCAGCTTCGTCGCGCCGTCATCGCCTCCACGGTGGGGACTGCGATCGAATGGTATGACTTCTTCCTCTACAGCACGGTGACGGGGCTGGTCTTCGCAAAGCTGTTCTTCCCGCAATCCGACCCCCGGGTTGGCACGCTCGAGGCGTTTGCCATCTATGCGGTCGGCTTCGTCGCGCGTCCGATTGGCGCTGCGATCTTCGGACACTACGGCGATCGCATCGGCCGCAAGTCGACGCTGATTGCGACGCTGCTGCTGATGGGACTGGCGACCGCGGCGGTGGCCGTGGTGCCGACCTATTCGAGCATCGGTATCTGGGGCGCGGTGATCCTGACCGTGCTGCGCTTCATCCAGGGCGTTGGCGTCGGCGGCGAATGGGGCGGCTCGGTGCTGATGTCGATGGAATGGGCGCGCAACGACCGGTCACGCGGATTGATCGCGTCCTGGCCGCAATTCGGCGTGCCCTGCGGCCTGTTCCTGGCCAACCTGGCCGTGCTGGCATTCAGCCAGATGGCGGGCGACCGATTCCTGGCCTGGGGCTGGCGCATACCGTTTGCGCTCAGCCTCATCCTGGTCGGTGTCGGTCTTTACATCCGGCTCGGCATCCTCGAAACACCGGTGTTCTCCAAATTGATGGCCGAGCGCCGGCTCGACCGCACGCCGATGCTGACGGTGATCAAGCAGCATCCGAAGGAAATCTTGCTGTCGGCATTCGCGCGCATGGCCGAGCAGGCACCGTTCTACATCTTCACCGCGTTCGTCTTTTCCTACGGTATCGGCACGCTGCATCTCTCGCGCGACTTCCTGCTGACAGCGGTGTTGTCGGCCTCGGTGCTGTCATTCGTGACGATTCCGGTCTGCGGTCATCTGTCCGACCAGATTGGCCGCAAGAACATGTACATGGCCGGCGCGCTCGTCACCGGCATCTTCGGCTTCATCTACTACGCGATGCTGGATACCGGATCGGAGGTGATCGTTTTTCTCGCGATCTTCCTGTCGCTGATCCCGCACGACATGATGTACGGTCCGCAAGCCGCGTTGATCGCCGAGAGCTTTACCGGACGCCTTCGCTACAGCGGCGCGTCGCTCGGCTATCAGTTTGCATCCGTGATTGCCGGTGGCCCCGCGCCGCTGATCGCAGCCTGGCTGTTCGGTGCGTTCCACTCAGCGACGGCGATTGCGGCCTATATCGCGGCTTGCTCCGTCATCACGCTGATCGCGACCGCGCTGATGACCGACTACACCGGCAAGGACATCAACGCCGTTGGCGCGCACGGTTCGCAGGCCTGA
- a CDS encoding fumarylacetoacetate hydrolase family protein yields the protein MNAASYVVPLPPQASLPVVGEAGRYPVRRIWCVGRNYLEHIREMGNDERAPPFFFAKHADMLMPDGATIPYPPLTKDLHHEVELIVAMKSGGLNIPAEKALDHVYGYAVGIDLTRRDLQIASRKKERPWEVGKSFDGSAPCSAVQPASKIGHPSKGKIWLTVNGKEAQKGDLSELIWNVPEIIWQLSQQVKLAAGDIIMTGTPAGVSQLQPGDKLECGVDGVGTLKVSIGQPE from the coding sequence ATGAACGCCGCCTCCTACGTCGTCCCGCTTCCGCCGCAGGCTTCGCTTCCCGTCGTCGGCGAGGCCGGCCGTTATCCGGTGCGCCGCATCTGGTGCGTCGGCCGCAACTATCTCGAGCACATCCGCGAGATGGGCAATGACGAGCGCGCGCCGCCGTTCTTCTTCGCGAAGCACGCCGACATGCTGATGCCCGATGGCGCCACGATTCCCTATCCGCCGCTGACCAAGGATCTGCATCACGAGGTCGAGCTGATCGTCGCGATGAAGAGCGGCGGCCTGAACATCCCTGCCGAGAAGGCGCTCGATCATGTCTACGGCTACGCCGTCGGCATCGATCTCACCCGCCGCGACCTCCAGATCGCTTCGCGCAAGAAGGAACGTCCGTGGGAGGTCGGCAAGTCGTTTGACGGTTCCGCGCCGTGCTCCGCGGTGCAGCCGGCCTCGAAAATCGGCCACCCCTCCAAGGGCAAGATCTGGCTCACCGTCAACGGCAAGGAAGCGCAGAAGGGCGACCTCAGCGAGCTGATCTGGAATGTGCCGGAGATCATCTGGCAGCTCTCCCAGCAGGTGAAGCTCGCCGCCGGCGACATCATCATGACGGGCACGCCGGCCGGCGTGTCGCAGCTCCAGCCCGGCGACAAGCTCGAATGCGGCGTCGACGGCGTCGGCACGCTGAAGGTCTCGATCGGCCAGCCGGAGTAG
- a CDS encoding ABC transporter ATP-binding protein has protein sequence MAQFPKKITDDPYAAAILIRRLVTEQGIIYWRRYLVAFALMAAAAGSTAGATYVLGQVINQAYVDKNIPGIAMFSGITVILLFIKGVATYGHMVILTKISNAILATNQRQLFAKLMRESVGFFSERHSSEFLARLTAGAKSITDVLNMLVNAVGRDLMMLLAMIGVMVWQDPLMSLIGLVAVPPAMLVLRKLVKRIKGLAFNQFTGTADIMETMQESLQGIRTVKAFTLEETMQKRIDENIAIVERTANKMARVANRSNPLMEMLGGFAVAGCLLYGGYSVVALNATPGAFFSFMTAFLMATEPAKRLARLNIDLNSQLVGARMLLEVVDSPASEHSDDDKAALKLSDARIELRDVSFSYRANETVLNRMSFVAEPGKVTALVGPSGGGKSTVLALLLRFYEVTQGDIVIDGQSIGAVSRKSLRAQTAYVGQDVYLFRDTIRNNIAFGKPGASENEIIDAAKAACAHDFIMGFPLGYDTPVGEHGTQLSGGQRQRIAVARALIKNAPIILLDEATAALDSESERQVQEAIEHLCQNRTTIVIAHRLHTIMHADSILVVEGGEIVEQGRHDELLRRSGRYASFFRLQHRDAGALAPISATA, from the coding sequence ATGGCCCAGTTTCCAAAGAAAATCACCGACGATCCCTATGCGGCAGCGATCCTGATTCGCCGCCTGGTCACGGAACAGGGGATCATCTACTGGCGGCGCTACCTCGTTGCCTTTGCGCTGATGGCGGCTGCGGCCGGATCGACCGCGGGGGCGACCTATGTGCTCGGCCAGGTCATCAACCAGGCCTATGTCGACAAGAACATCCCGGGCATCGCGATGTTCTCGGGCATCACGGTGATCCTGCTCTTCATCAAGGGCGTGGCGACCTACGGCCATATGGTGATCCTGACCAAGATCAGTAACGCCATCCTCGCCACCAACCAGCGCCAGCTGTTTGCCAAGCTGATGCGCGAGAGCGTCGGCTTCTTCTCGGAGCGTCATTCGTCTGAATTCCTGGCGCGGCTCACGGCCGGCGCCAAGTCGATCACCGACGTGCTCAACATGCTGGTCAATGCAGTCGGGCGCGACCTGATGATGCTGCTTGCCATGATCGGCGTGATGGTGTGGCAGGATCCGCTGATGTCGCTGATCGGCCTCGTCGCGGTGCCGCCGGCGATGCTGGTGCTGCGCAAGCTGGTCAAGCGCATCAAGGGTCTCGCCTTCAACCAGTTCACCGGCACTGCCGACATCATGGAGACCATGCAGGAATCGCTGCAAGGCATCCGCACGGTCAAGGCGTTCACGCTTGAAGAGACGATGCAGAAGCGCATCGACGAGAACATCGCGATCGTCGAGCGCACCGCCAACAAGATGGCCCGCGTCGCCAACCGTTCCAACCCGCTGATGGAAATGCTCGGCGGCTTCGCGGTCGCCGGCTGTTTGCTCTATGGCGGTTACAGCGTGGTCGCGCTCAACGCCACGCCCGGCGCGTTCTTCTCGTTCATGACCGCCTTCCTGATGGCGACCGAGCCGGCCAAGCGGCTGGCGCGGCTCAACATCGACCTCAACAGCCAGCTCGTCGGCGCGCGCATGCTGCTCGAAGTCGTCGACAGCCCGGCGAGCGAGCATTCCGACGACGACAAGGCCGCGCTGAAATTGTCCGACGCGCGGATCGAGCTGCGCGACGTCAGCTTCTCCTATCGCGCCAATGAAACCGTGCTCAACCGCATGAGTTTTGTCGCCGAGCCCGGCAAGGTCACCGCGCTGGTCGGCCCCTCCGGAGGCGGCAAGTCGACCGTCCTGGCGCTGCTGTTGCGCTTCTACGAGGTGACGCAAGGCGACATCGTGATCGACGGCCAGTCGATCGGCGCGGTGTCGCGCAAATCGCTGCGGGCGCAGACCGCCTATGTCGGCCAGGACGTCTATCTGTTCCGCGACACCATCCGCAACAACATCGCCTTCGGCAAACCGGGCGCGAGCGAGAACGAGATCATCGACGCCGCGAAGGCGGCCTGCGCGCATGATTTCATCATGGGCTTCCCGCTCGGCTACGACACGCCGGTCGGCGAGCACGGCACGCAGCTCTCGGGCGGCCAGCGCCAGCGCATCGCGGTGGCGCGCGCGCTGATCAAGAACGCGCCGATCATCCTGCTCGACGAAGCCACCGCCGCGCTCGATTCAGAATCCGAGCGGCAGGTGCAGGAGGCGATCGAGCATCTTTGCCAGAACCGCACCACCATCGTGATCGCGCATCGTCTGCACACCATCATGCACGCAGACAGCATCCTGGTGGTCGAGGGTGGCGAGATCGTCGAGCAGGGCCGGCATGACGAGCTCTTGCGCCGCTCCGGCCGCTACGCCTCGTTCTTCCGGCTGCAACATCGCGACGCCGGCGCTCTGGCGCCGATCAGCGCAACCGCATAG
- the galE gene encoding UDP-glucose 4-epimerase GalE, giving the protein MTVLVTGGAGYIGSHTVLALAEAGEDVVVIDDLSTGFSAYLPEGVPLFIGDAGDENLLEGVIAQHNIESIIHFAGSVVVPESMRDPLGYYRNNFMTARNLLNVAVKRGISRFIFSSTAAVYGDPDQVPVPEHAPTRPLSPYGSSKLMTEIMLHDVAAAYGMQYVTLRYFNVAGADPQARIGLATAGATHLLKIAVEAATGQRAKIDVFGTDYPTQDGSCMRDFIHVTDLSQAHRSALAYLRNGGASTTLNCGYGRGYSVLETIDAVRRVSGRSFAVQYAPRRPGDIMTMVADTSRIRGLLDWKPQYEDLETIAAHALAWEDKLFRERHGELRHAVSA; this is encoded by the coding sequence ATGACCGTGCTAGTCACCGGCGGCGCCGGCTATATCGGAAGTCACACGGTCCTGGCGCTGGCGGAAGCCGGCGAGGACGTCGTCGTGATCGACGATCTCTCCACCGGTTTCTCCGCTTATCTGCCGGAAGGCGTGCCGCTGTTCATTGGCGATGCCGGCGACGAGAACCTGCTTGAAGGCGTGATCGCCCAGCACAACATCGAGAGCATCATCCATTTCGCAGGCTCGGTGGTCGTACCGGAATCGATGCGCGATCCGCTCGGCTATTACCGCAACAATTTCATGACCGCGCGCAACCTGCTCAACGTCGCGGTGAAGCGCGGCATCAGTCGCTTCATCTTCTCCTCGACCGCCGCCGTCTACGGCGATCCGGATCAGGTGCCGGTGCCCGAGCACGCGCCGACGCGGCCGCTGTCGCCCTACGGCTCGTCGAAGCTGATGACCGAGATCATGCTGCACGACGTCGCCGCCGCCTACGGCATGCAGTACGTGACCTTGCGCTATTTCAACGTCGCGGGCGCCGATCCGCAGGCGCGCATTGGGCTGGCCACCGCCGGCGCCACCCATCTGCTCAAGATCGCGGTGGAAGCCGCGACCGGCCAGCGCGCCAAGATCGACGTGTTCGGCACCGACTATCCGACCCAGGACGGCAGCTGCATGCGCGACTTCATCCACGTGACGGACCTTTCGCAGGCGCATCGCTCGGCGCTCGCTTATCTGCGCAATGGCGGCGCCTCGACCACGCTGAACTGCGGCTATGGCCGCGGCTATTCGGTGCTCGAAACCATCGACGCCGTGCGGCGGGTGTCGGGCCGCAGCTTCGCCGTGCAATACGCTCCGCGCCGGCCCGGCGACATCATGACCATGGTCGCCGACACCAGCCGCATCCGCGGCCTGCTCGACTGGAAGCCGCAATACGAGGACCTCGAGACCATCGCGGCGCACGCGCTGGCCTGGGAGGACAAGCTGTTCCGCGAGCGCCACGGCGAGCTCCGCCACGCCGTCTCGGCCTAA